The following are from one region of the Pelagibius sp. CAU 1746 genome:
- the rimM gene encoding ribosome maturation factor RimM (Essential for efficient processing of 16S rRNA), which produces MAEDRAGPDLVCLGVMVGAHGVRGLVKVKTFTEAPEDVAAYGPVSDKAGRRRWTLQVTGPAPGKRDVVLAKVEGVGDRDAAQALHGTELYVERSALPALAEEETFYHADLIGLSVEDPEGRELGKVAAVENYGAGDFLEVVRKGDGKGGGKTLLLAFTRAVVPEVDIAGGRLVALPPAEIEVPPEGARPGAEEEPET; this is translated from the coding sequence ATGGCTGAGGACCGCGCAGGCCCCGATCTCGTCTGCTTGGGGGTCATGGTCGGCGCGCACGGCGTGCGCGGCCTGGTGAAGGTCAAGACCTTCACCGAAGCCCCCGAGGACGTGGCGGCCTACGGCCCGGTCAGCGACAAGGCCGGCAGGCGCCGCTGGACGCTGCAGGTGACCGGTCCGGCCCCCGGCAAGCGGGACGTGGTGCTGGCGAAGGTCGAGGGGGTCGGCGACCGCGACGCGGCCCAGGCCCTGCACGGCACCGAGCTCTACGTCGAACGCTCGGCCCTGCCGGCGCTGGCGGAGGAGGAGACCTTCTACCACGCCGACCTGATCGGCCTCAGCGTCGAGGACCCGGAAGGCCGGGAACTGGGCAAGGTGGCGGCGGTGGAGAACTACGGCGCCGGCGACTTCCTGGAGGTCGTGCGCAAGGGAGACGGCAAGGGCGGCGGGAAGACCCTGCTGCTGGCCTTCACCCGGGCCGTGGTGCCGGAGGTGGATATCGCCGGCGGGCGCCTGGTGGCGCTGCCGCCGGCGGAGATCGAGGTGCCGCCGGAAGGCGCGCGGCCGGGAGCGGAGGAAGAGCCTGAAACTTAA
- the trmD gene encoding tRNA (guanosine(37)-N1)-methyltransferase TrmD, which produces MAAWRSVVLTIFPEMFPGPLGQSLAGKALEGGIWSLDVLDIRDFARDKHRSVDDAPFGGGAGMVMRPDVVDTALAAAAQKWAPEDSSDDRATVGKAPVIYLSPRGRLLTQDLVRDLAAGPGVTLLCGRYEGVDQRVLEARDVLEVSVGDYILSGGEPAALVLMDAVVRLLPGVMGNVTSPDEESFGAEGFEGLLEYPLYTRPAEWQGRKVPEVLTSGHHEKVRQWRRARAEEITKLRRPDLWARYTKGRG; this is translated from the coding sequence ATGGCTGCATGGCGCTCGGTGGTCCTGACGATCTTCCCGGAGATGTTTCCGGGGCCCCTGGGGCAGAGCCTCGCGGGCAAGGCCCTGGAGGGCGGGATCTGGTCGCTCGACGTCCTGGACATCCGGGATTTCGCGCGCGATAAACACCGCAGCGTCGACGATGCCCCCTTTGGGGGCGGCGCCGGCATGGTGATGCGCCCCGACGTGGTGGATACGGCCCTGGCCGCCGCCGCGCAGAAGTGGGCGCCGGAAGACAGTTCGGATGACCGGGCGACGGTCGGGAAGGCGCCGGTCATCTACCTCTCGCCCCGGGGGCGCCTGCTGACGCAGGACCTGGTGCGGGATTTGGCGGCGGGGCCGGGTGTCACCTTGCTCTGCGGCCGCTACGAGGGGGTCGATCAACGGGTCCTGGAGGCCCGCGACGTCCTGGAGGTTTCCGTCGGCGACTACATCCTGTCCGGCGGCGAACCGGCGGCCCTGGTGTTGATGGACGCGGTCGTCCGTCTGCTGCCGGGCGTCATGGGGAACGTGACCAGCCCGGACGAGGAGTCGTTCGGGGCGGAAGGTTTCGAGGGGCTGCTGGAGTATCCCCTCTACACGCGGCCCGCCGAGTGGCAGGGCCGCAAGGTGCCCGAGGTCTTGACCTCCGGGCATCACGAGAAAGTCCGCCAGTGGCGCCGGGCCCGGGCGGAGGAGATTACGAAACTGCGCC
- the ffh gene encoding signal recognition particle protein, giving the protein MFDSLQERLSGVFDKLTRRGALSEADVTAALREVRVALLEADVALPVVKDFVEGVREKAVGQEVLRSVTPGQMVVKIVHDHLIETLGSESVGIDLRATAPVGIMLVGLQGSGKTTSCAKIAKRLQEREKKKVLMASLDVRRPAAQEQLKVLGEQAFVATLPIVPGEPPVAIAKRAMQTGALEGYDVVMLDTAGRLAIDEELMAEVAAVRDAAKPHESLLVADAMTGQDAVTVASAFKERVDLTGIVLTRVDGDARGGAALSMRAVTGCPIKLIGVGEKLDALEGFHPDRVASRILGMGDVVSLVEKAAETIEAEEAEKLAKKLQKGTFDLDDFAKQLQQMQKMGGLSSMMGMLPGMNSAQMQQIKNAKVDDGMVKRQLAVLSSMTPKERQKPEIIKASRKQRIAAGSGTTVQEVNKLLKQHKDATRVMKRVQKMGKKGMMRGGLGGLLGGGNPFG; this is encoded by the coding sequence ATGTTCGATAGCCTTCAAGAACGGCTTTCAGGCGTTTTCGACAAGCTGACGCGCCGCGGCGCGCTCAGCGAGGCGGACGTCACGGCCGCCCTGCGCGAGGTGCGCGTGGCCCTCTTGGAGGCCGACGTCGCCCTGCCGGTGGTGAAGGACTTCGTCGAGGGTGTGCGCGAGAAGGCGGTCGGCCAGGAGGTCCTGCGCTCCGTCACCCCGGGCCAGATGGTCGTCAAGATCGTCCACGACCACCTGATCGAGACCCTGGGCAGCGAGAGCGTCGGCATCGACCTGCGCGCCACGGCGCCGGTCGGCATCATGCTGGTCGGCCTGCAGGGCTCCGGCAAGACCACCAGCTGCGCCAAGATCGCCAAGCGCCTGCAGGAGCGCGAGAAGAAGAAGGTCCTCATGGCCTCCCTCGATGTGCGCCGCCCGGCTGCGCAGGAGCAGTTGAAGGTCCTGGGCGAGCAGGCCTTCGTCGCCACCCTGCCCATCGTCCCCGGCGAGCCGCCGGTGGCCATCGCCAAGCGCGCCATGCAGACCGGCGCCCTGGAAGGCTACGACGTGGTCATGCTCGACACTGCCGGGCGCCTGGCCATCGACGAGGAGCTGATGGCCGAGGTGGCGGCGGTGCGCGACGCCGCCAAGCCGCACGAGAGCCTGCTGGTCGCCGACGCCATGACCGGCCAGGACGCGGTCACCGTGGCCAGCGCCTTCAAGGAGCGGGTCGACCTCACCGGCATCGTGCTGACCCGCGTCGACGGCGATGCGCGCGGCGGCGCGGCCTTGTCCATGCGCGCGGTCACCGGCTGCCCCATCAAGCTGATCGGCGTCGGCGAGAAGCTCGACGCCCTGGAGGGCTTCCACCCGGACCGCGTGGCCTCGCGCATCCTCGGCATGGGCGACGTGGTCTCCCTGGTCGAGAAGGCGGCCGAGACCATCGAGGCCGAAGAGGCCGAGAAGCTGGCCAAGAAGCTGCAGAAGGGCACCTTCGACCTGGACGACTTCGCCAAGCAGCTTCAGCAGATGCAGAAGATGGGCGGCCTCTCCAGCATGATGGGCATGCTGCCGGGCATGAACTCGGCGCAGATGCAGCAGATCAAGAACGCCAAGGTCGACGACGGCATGGTCAAGCGCCAGTTGGCGGTGCTGTCCTCCATGACACCCAAGGAACGCCAGAAGCCGGAGATCATCAAGGCCTCGCGCAAGCAGCGCATCGCCGCCGGCTCGGGCACCACGGTGCAGGAAGTGAACAAGCTGCTGAAGCAGCACAAGGACGCGACCCGCGTGATGAAGCGGGTCCAGAAGATGGGCAAGAAGGGCATGATGCGCGGCGGGCTTGGCGGCCTGCTGGGCGGCGGAAATCCCTTCGGTTGA
- the rpsP gene encoding 30S ribosomal protein S16: MSLKIRLSRGGAKKRPYYRIVVADSRSPRDGRFIERIGSYNPMLAKDHPERVVLNTERAKHWLSVGATPSDRVTRFLAAVDLGPARHIPKQTKKHLPGQKAQERAAEAEEAKKAAEEAAAAEAAAPAEEAPAEEAPAEEAPAEEAAAEEEAKAE; this comes from the coding sequence ATGTCCCTGAAGATCCGTTTGTCCCGCGGCGGCGCCAAGAAGCGCCCCTACTACCGCATCGTCGTCGCCGACTCGCGCAGCCCGCGCGACGGCCGCTTCATCGAGCGCATCGGCTCCTACAACCCGATGCTGGCCAAGGACCATCCGGAGCGCGTGGTGCTGAACACCGAGCGCGCCAAGCATTGGCTGTCGGTCGGCGCCACGCCGAGCGACCGTGTGACCCGCTTCCTGGCCGCCGTCGACCTGGGTCCGGCGCGCCACATCCCGAAGCAGACCAAGAAGCACCTGCCGGGCCAGAAGGCGCAGGAGCGCGCGGCCGAGGCCGAAGAGGCCAAGAAGGCGGCCGAGGAAGCAGCGGCGGCCGAGGCCGCGGCGCCCGCCGAGGAAGCCCCTGCGGAAGAGGCCCCTGCGGAAGAGGCCCCTGCGGAAGAGGCTGCGGCCGAAGAGGAAGCCAAGGCCGAGTAG
- a CDS encoding cold-shock protein, with amino-acid sequence MITGTVKFFNTTKGFGFIAPEDGSKDVFVHISAVERSGMGPLVEGQKVSFEVQADPRGPKAVNIQAAD; translated from the coding sequence ATGATCACGGGAACCGTGAAATTTTTTAACACCACCAAGGGCTTTGGTTTCATCGCGCCCGAGGACGGCTCCAAGGACGTTTTCGTCCACATCTCCGCCGTCGAGCGTTCGGGCATGGGCCCGCTGGTCGAAGGCCAGAAGGTGAGCTTCGAAGTCCAGGCCGACCCGCGCGGCCCCAAGGCGGTGAACATTCAGGCCGCTGACTAA